The Streptomyces kanamyceticus DNA segment CCACCACCTCGGCCCCGCTCAGCTCGACCCCGTCCACCACGAGCGCGGCCTCATCGGCGCCCACAGGAGCGTACGGAGCGAACCGGTCCCCCTGACCCGGCACCTCCACCGCGTAATCGGCGAAGCCGTCCGGCGCCTGGGGGAAGCGCCCGCCGAGCGGCCGGAGCGCCAGCGCGACCCGCTCGCCGGAGCACGCGCGCGCCGCGTCCAGCGAGTCGGGACCGCTCACGACGAGATCGGCCGACGCCGGATCCCCGCCCACGTCGGCGACGACTCCCACCGACGAACAGGCGAGCAGCCACACCGCCGTCTGCCAGTGCGCGGGAAGCAGCAGCGCGACCCGGTCGCCGGGCTCGGCGGCGAGGTCGCCCTGGAGCAGATTGGCGGTC contains these protein-coding regions:
- a CDS encoding TIGR03089 family protein, whose protein sequence is MNANDRTPADLLRSALAADPGRPLVTFYDDATGERVELSVATFANWVAKTANLLQGDLAAEPGDRVALLLPAHWQTAVWLLACSSVGVVADVGGDPASADLVVSGPDSLDAARACSGERVALALRPLGGRFPQAPDGFADYAVEVPGQGDRFAPYAPVGADEAALVVDGVELSGAEVVARARADAGRLGVGPGRILSGLSYGDWEGLSSGLYAALASGGSVVLCRNLDQVAEGVLEKRVVDERVSVTVR